The sequence AAATCCGACCGTGTTCAAGGCGGTAAAGACTTCGTGGTTGCCGCTGGCCTGGGCCAAGCGGTCTGCCAACTGAGCCTGAAGCTGGGGATGGGCACGGAGAGAGCCAACCTTAGCATCCGCCGGCAGTTTCTCGAGCTGGGATAGCTCGGTGTGGACTCGACCATTGACGACAACAATCTGCGCCCCAGCGGTTTCAGGCAGGCGCAGATTGGCCAGATCAGATTCAGCGACGGTTGACTCTAGCGCCGACTCAAAGGCTAGTGCCAGCATGGGCGACAGGTCGGTGAAGCGCCAATCTTCTTGCCGGGTGGAGGGGAAGGTCTGCTCGTTGAGGAAGGAAAGGGCGCGATCGCGGATTTCCCCTAACCCCAGATTCTCCGGTACCGCCGCCGACACCCGCTGCACCAGACCCTTCAGGTAGGCATCTTGCTGGTCAGCCACTTTAAGCACGCTCACATCAGACACAGAACTCGCCATTACGCCGTCACCCCTGTGCGAAATTCCTCCAGCACCCACTCGTAGCCACGCGACTCTAGCTGCTTAGCCAGGTCTTTGCCACCGGTCGTGATGATCCGGCCGTCGGCCATCACATGCACATAGTCAGGCACGATATAGTCGAGCAGCCGCTGGTAGTGGGTAATTAACACCACCGCATTGTCGGCGTTGCTAAGCTGGTTGACCCCGCCCGCCACTGTTTTCAGCGCGTCAATATCTAGGCCCGAGTCCGTTTCATCCAAAATGCTCAGCACCGGCTCTAGCAGGGCCATCTGCAAGATCTCGTTGCGCTTTTTCTCGCCGCCCGAAAAGCCCTCATTGACGCTGCGATCGAGGAAAGAGGCGTCCATTTTTACGACGTCCAGCTTTTCTTCAATCAGGTCATCGAAGTCGAATACGTCGATTTCGTCGTCGCCCCGTGCCTTGCGGTGGGCGTTGAAGGCTACCCGCAAAAAGTCGCGGTTGCTGACGCCAGGAATTTCTAGTGGGTACTGGAAGGCGAGAAAAATGCCGGAAGTCGCTCTTTCATGGGGTTCCAGCTCTAGAATGTCCTGCCCCTTGAAGTGAATCTCTCCAGCAGTGACTTCGTAGTCGGGATGGCCCGCCAGCACCTTCGAAAAGGTGCTCTTGCCCGAGCCGTTGAGGCCCATAATGGCGT is a genomic window of Nodosilinea sp. E11 containing:
- the sufC gene encoding Fe-S cluster assembly ATPase SufC, with the translated sequence MINDNSEIILSVRDLRATVDGTEILKGLNLEVRAGEIHAIMGLNGSGKSTFSKVLAGHPDYEVTAGEIHFKGQDILELEPHERATSGIFLAFQYPLEIPGVSNRDFLRVAFNAHRKARGDDEIDVFDFDDLIEEKLDVVKMDASFLDRSVNEGFSGGEKKRNEILQMALLEPVLSILDETDSGLDIDALKTVAGGVNQLSNADNAVVLITHYQRLLDYIVPDYVHVMADGRIITTGGKDLAKQLESRGYEWVLEEFRTGVTA